AAAAGTATCTCAAAGGAGAATCAGAATTTGTATTATGGTTTGTGGACAATATGTGTGCAATAGACCTCAAAGAAATGAGAGATGTTTTCAAAAACAAAAAGAGTATGGCGTGCATTGCAACTAGAACAAAGAGGAGAGAAGAAACAGGATTTGCCAAAGTCAAAGACGGAATAATTACAGAGTTTAAAGAAAAACCAATAATGAAATTACAATTATCTGAATGCCTTGGAATCTACATGTTAAGTACAGATATTCTCAAAAAGATTAAGACAAAATCAGAACAAAAACTAATCAATTTGTCATTTGATATTTTACAGCCATTGTCAAAAGAAAAAAAGATCAGTGCATATGATATTGGTGACAAAGAATGGATTGATGCAGAATCACCTACAATGCTTGAGCGAAATGAAAAAGCAGTAATGAAAATTACAAAACAGATGGGATTTTAGAAGTCTTTTCAAAATTAGAAATTTTATCTTCAAAATGTAGAGTTTGTGCAATATCATCTAGTCCTTCTAGAAGAATTTTCTTTTTGTGAGGATCAATGTCAAAAGATATTTTTTCGTCAGGTGTTGTAATGGTTTGATTCTCTAAATCAATTTCAACCTCACCAGATATTTGTTGTAATTTTTCTACAGTTTTATCATCTAGTTTGATTGGCAAAATTCCATTTTTGAAGCAATTACTGTAAAAGATATCTGCAAAAGAAGGTGAGATTACTACAGAAAACCCATAGTCTTGCAGTGCCCATACTGCATGTTCACGACTAGAGCCGCAACCAAAGTTGTCACCAGCAACTAGAATTTTAGAGTCTTTGTACTTGAGATTATTTAGCACAAAATCTTGCTTTTCTTTTTCATTTTCATCGTATCTCCAGTTGTAAAATAGGAATTTGCCAAATCCAGATTTTTGAACTAGTTTTAGAAATTGTTTTGGAACAATCTGATCAGTGTCTACATTAACCTTATCTAACGGAGTAATGATTGTCTTTACTTTTCTAAATGGTTCCATCTTAATTCAAATCCATTTCCCTTACATCAACAAAATGTCCTTCAATTGCAGCAGCAGCTGCCATCACTGGACTGACAAGATGAGTTCTTCCCCCAGTTCCTTGCCTTCCTTCAAAGTTTCTATTTGATGTGCTAGCACATCTTTCACCAGGTGACAAGATATCAGGATTCATTCCAAGACACATACTGCACCCTGCTTCTCGCCATTCAAAATTTGCATCAGTGAAAATTTTATCAAGACCTATTTCCTCTGCTTGTCTTTTTACCATTTGAGAGCCAGGAACAACCATTGCCCGAACATTTGGTGATACTTTGTGTCCTTTGACAACCTTTGATGCTTCAATAAGATCTTCTAGTCTTGCATTTGTGCAAGAGCCAATGAAAACTCGGTCAATCTGGATATCAGTGATTGGGGTTCCGGGTTTTAGGTCCATGTATTCAAGTGCCTTTTCAGCTCCTTTTTTCTGGTTTTGGTCACCTTTTGCAAAATCATCAGGAGACGGAATGGACTCTGTAACATCACAGGTCATTCCAGGATTTGTTCCCCAGCTTACCTGAGGTGCAATATCATCAATGTGTAATGTAAATTGTTTTTCAAACTTTGCATCAGAATCTGTCTTTAGATTTTCTCTCCAATAATCTACAAGGGATTCGTAATTTTTTGGAGTGTATTGTCGTCCCCTGAGATATTCGTATGTCTTTTCATCAGGGGCAATCAATCCAGCACGGGCTCCAGCCTCAATGGACATGTTACATATGGTCATTCTCTGCTCCATGGAAAGATCAGTTATCCCCTCTCCGCGATATTCTACCACAGTTCCAGTACCACCACCGGTTCCAATATTTTTGATAATAGATAGTACAATGTCCTTTGCAGTTACAGCATGAGGGTTCTTCCTTTTTCCTTCTACTCTAATTTCAAAGGGTTTTGGTTTTTCAAGCCACAATGTTTGAGAGGCCAACACATGCTCTACTTCACTAGTTCCTATTCCAAACGCTAGTGCACCAAATGCGCCATGGGTAGATGTATGACTATCACCGCAAACAATCGTACTTCCAGGCAGAGTTATCCCCAATTGAGGGCCAATCACATGTACAATTCCTTGATTAGGACTAGTAATATCAAATAGTTTGATTCCAAAATCTTTACAGTTTTTTTCCAATGTTTGAATTTGAATCGAAGATGTTTGATCCAATATCGGCAATCCTCTGTCAGTTGTTGGAACATTATGATCCATTGTTGCAATGGTAAGATCTGGTCGTCTTACCTTTCGGTTATTCATTCGAAGACCATCAAAAGCCTGAGGAGAAGTTACCTCATGAACTAGGTGCCTATCAATGTAAATTAACGACGGACCTGACTGTTTTTCAACAACGACATGAGCATCCCAAATTTTTTCAAAGAGTGTTTTTCCCATTTTCAATCATACTATGGTTTGTAATTGAATAAACCACCAGCTTCAATAATTTTTCCAATAATTTCCGAAAATGGTTTCATATTGTATGTCTGGTTTTTTGTTAGATTCTTTATTTCGTTTTTGTCAATGTCGATGTCAATTTCATCTCCTTCAGATATTCCCTTGTATGCATCCTCTTCAATTTCAATTGGAAGTAAAAATGCACCATCAACAGAATTTCGATAAAAAATCCTTGCAAAAGACAATGCCAATACTGCCTTAACTCCAGAATGAGACAATGCAATGGGAGCATGTTCACGTGATGAGCCACAGCCAAAATTCTTGCCAGCAAGAATAAAATCACCTTCCTTTACCTTAGTGTGAAAGTCAGGATCAAGTCCTTCCATTGCATGTGTTGCAAGTTCGGCATAATCATGAACCTTGAGATACTGGCCAGGAATGATGACATCAGTATCAATATTGTCTCTTTCGTATTTTATGACGTTTCCTTTCATTGCAAATCCCTCGGATCGGTAATTTTGCCAGTTACTGCAGAAGCTGCTGCCACCATCGGAGATGAGAGATATGTTTGCGATTCCACATGTCCCATTCGTCCTGGGAAGTTTCTGTTTGTAGTACTGATACAGATTTCATCTTTTGCCAACACGCCCATGTGTGCACCACAGCATGCTCCACAGGTGGGCGGACCAATAGTCACTCCTGAATCTAAGAATATCGTTAACAGTCCGTTTTCCATTGCACGTTTGTAAATTGAGATTG
Above is a window of Nitrosopumilus sp. K4 DNA encoding:
- a CDS encoding nucleotidyltransferase family protein — protein: MKAVILAGGKGTRGKPYTEYFPKAMTPINGKPLIDYIVDYLNSFSFIKEIIIISNFEGLGGQIKSYYEHLHNRKNLKFVQDSDSGTGGDLLHIQKYLKGESEFVLWFVDNMCAIDLKEMRDVFKNKKSMACIATRTKRREETGFAKVKDGIITEFKEKPIMKLQLSECLGIYMLSTDILKKIKTKSEQKLINLSFDILQPLSKEKKISAYDIGDKEWIDAESPTMLERNEKAVMKITKQMGF
- the leuC gene encoding 3-isopropylmalate dehydratase large subunit, with amino-acid sequence MGKTLFEKIWDAHVVVEKQSGPSLIYIDRHLVHEVTSPQAFDGLRMNNRKVRRPDLTIATMDHNVPTTDRGLPILDQTSSIQIQTLEKNCKDFGIKLFDITSPNQGIVHVIGPQLGITLPGSTIVCGDSHTSTHGAFGALAFGIGTSEVEHVLASQTLWLEKPKPFEIRVEGKRKNPHAVTAKDIVLSIIKNIGTGGGTGTVVEYRGEGITDLSMEQRMTICNMSIEAGARAGLIAPDEKTYEYLRGRQYTPKNYESLVDYWRENLKTDSDAKFEKQFTLHIDDIAPQVSWGTNPGMTCDVTESIPSPDDFAKGDQNQKKGAEKALEYMDLKPGTPITDIQIDRVFIGSCTNARLEDLIEASKVVKGHKVSPNVRAMVVPGSQMVKRQAEEIGLDKIFTDANFEWREAGCSMCLGMNPDILSPGERCASTSNRNFEGRQGTGGRTHLVSPVMAAAAAIEGHFVDVREMDLN
- the leuD gene encoding 3-isopropylmalate dehydratase small subunit (catalyzes the isomerization between 2-isopropylmalate and 3-isopropylmalate in leucine biosynthesis), producing the protein MKGNVIKYERDNIDTDVIIPGQYLKVHDYAELATHAMEGLDPDFHTKVKEGDFILAGKNFGCGSSREHAPIALSHSGVKAVLALSFARIFYRNSVDGAFLLPIEIEEDAYKGISEGDEIDIDIDKNEIKNLTKNQTYNMKPFSEIIGKIIEAGGLFNYKP
- the leuD gene encoding 3-isopropylmalate dehydratase small subunit, with amino-acid sequence MEPFRKVKTIITPLDKVNVDTDQIVPKQFLKLVQKSGFGKFLFYNWRYDENEKEKQDFVLNNLKYKDSKILVAGDNFGCGSSREHAVWALQDYGFSVVISPSFADIFYSNCFKNGILPIKLDDKTVEKLQQISGEVEIDLENQTITTPDEKISFDIDPHKKKILLEGLDDIAQTLHFEDKISNFEKTSKIPSVL